Below is a genomic region from Raphanus sativus cultivar WK10039 chromosome 4, ASM80110v3, whole genome shotgun sequence.
ACTGTCTCATAAGCATTTACTTGGAACTGAATCAAGTTTCATCAAAGACCAAAGGAGATGCCGAGTTTTCGAGACGGCCCTCTTCTTGTAGCAGGAAATCAAACACATACAGCTATTATCAGAACGCAATGAATCTTGATCCTTATCACGTATTGCCAGACTCTAACGGAGGATTCAATAGGGACATTGGTCCTTACAAGAACTTCATTCACATTTCAAGAAACTCCATAGATGTGACCCGTTTTACACATTATTGTTCGCCCGCTATTCCACGCTTGAGGTATTATTCAACATACTGAAATGATCACATCAAATAGTATAACGAAATTGTTTTATTGACTATCTATGCGTGTTTGGCAGTGTTTTGATGGATAAACTCTCAGAGGTGGATTTGACTTTCTTGACCTACAAGCAAAAACTCGCTTTCTGGATCAATATCTACAACGCTTGTATCATGCATGTACGGcctaatttacaaaataaatgattgaatcttttttttatatataccaaACAAAACTTGAACTTAAAAATCGAGTTATATGTTCTAATTATAGGCTTTTCTTGAGTATGGGTTACCTTCGTCTCACAATAGACTACTTACCTTGATGAACAAGGTAAGGTTTTGAATTAAAATGTAATCTGGTAGGTAAGAATCCAACCATATGAATGTGTTCTTTTTTTCCGTTAGGCTTCACTTAACGTCGGTGGCATAGTTCTCAACGCTTTGGCAATTGAACATTTTGTCTTACGACATCCTTGTGAACCAGAACATGTAAGTGTATACATTATATAACAGTATGTAACCTTTAAATAGACGTGACTACACAAGAAGCTAATAAACATCTTTAACTATGACATAAGGATTCGCTCGATGAGAAAGAAACTCTCCTGCGGCACACTTATGGTTTGGGATATTCAGAGCCTAACGTGACATTTGCGCTTTGCCGGGGAAGTTGGTCCTCACCAGCAGTAAGTGTACAAACATAGTTTATCTTGACCATTGTATATGGACGGATGAGGAGCTTGATATTCATGTGCAGCTTAGAGTCTACACAGCAGATGAGGTGGTGAATGATTTAGGAAGAGCAAGAGTGGAGTATTTAGAAGCTTCCGTAGGTGTTTCCAGCAAGAAAAAGATTATCGTTCCACAGCTTCTACAATGGCACATGAAAGATTTTTCAGATGATATTGAATCTCTTTTGGAATGGATCTACAGCCAGTTGCCGCGATCAGGGAGCCTGAAGGCTATGGTTATGGAATGTTTAAAGAGAAAAGTAAAAGTTCCCTTGGCTAAAATGGTAGAGATTCAAACATATGGCCACGAGTTTCGTTATCTAATTATTGTAAATGGAGATTCCATATGTAGAAGAGTAGAATAACAATGTTTGGTAACTTTTCTCTCGGATGTAAGGGCACACCATCTTtaatagtcttttttttttacatcccATCATCAATAGATTAGAATGACAatgtttgtttcctttttttattataataaaattacttatttaaTTCACGTTATTATATGCTCAATATAAGACAAGTTATATATAAGGGCAAACGTGataatcaaaaccctaatttctaaTCAACTAGCCACCTCTTGGCTTCTTCTATATTCTTTGGAAGATGAGATTGAGATTGCTCGATCTTCCATGGGATTTAGTAGTTGAGATACTCTCTAGAGTTCCGGCTACAACTTTGAGTCCACTGCGTTTTACTTGCAAGCTATTGAACGATTTATTCAATGATCAAGATTTCATCAAAAAGCACTTGGATAAAGCAGCAAAACAGGGTAAGGTCCTCATGTTGAGTGATTTAAAGGTTTATTCAATGACCGTAGACCACGATGACAACGTTGTTGATCCACAAGCCTTGCTGAACTTCAAGGATTTCCATATACCAGTtgagatttttaaaatctttcaCTGCGACGGGTTATTGTTATGCACCACCGGGGACTTTAGGCTCGTGGTTTGGAACCCTTGTACTGGCCAAATCAGTTGGTTACCAATACTATACAGTGATCGTTACGAGCATAAGTCGGAGTTTGTTCTTGGATAcgacaataaaaaaaactataagatCTTGAGGTACAGCTGGGCAAAGCATGCCCTAAACCATCGAGTTATTAAGTGTAGAGTCTATGATTTTGGGTCTCATTCG
It encodes:
- the LOC108854089 gene encoding uncharacterized protein LOC108854089, with the protein product MRFEELFMEASLQNINKRNDLEEGVMHLKERLEEEEALSRSLRSAFDGSVVSLPSLSSLFLPPQFSEIIQELALVEAEILCLDRKIEELKLKLCYEQRQTQELTEQKRTLARQNHVRRKSLPLRHDLHQRSFSHHYQRSALDTVSSTHSRISFSYAPDFLDATSSGGFTDEFDGLSRRQMGKVRRGLRFVEVKSNEDPNEVSEQLINCLISIYLELNQVSSKTKGDAEFSRRPSSCSRKSNTYSYYQNAMNLDPYHVLPDSNGGFNRDIGPYKNFIHISRNSIDVTRFTHYCSPAIPRLSVLMDKLSEVDLTFLTYKQKLAFWINIYNACIMHAFLEYGLPSSHNRLLTLMNKASLNVGGIVLNALAIEHFVLRHPCEPEHDSLDEKETLLRHTYGLGYSEPNVTFALCRGSWSSPALRVYTADEVVNDLGRARVEYLEASVGVSSKKKIIVPQLLQWHMKDFSDDIESLLEWIYSQLPRSGSLKAMVMECLKRKVKVPLAKMVEIQTYGHEFRYLIIVNGDSICRRVE